In Quercus lobata isolate SW786 chromosome 12, ValleyOak3.0 Primary Assembly, whole genome shotgun sequence, a genomic segment contains:
- the LOC115971862 gene encoding beta-carotene 3-hydroxylase 2, chloroplastic-like isoform X1 produces MATGVSITTSSLIAHRFKHKTYYQVPNPFSKSFPYFLKATPPTIFRRKSFSLRPCLVKEEINTEISQVQKENAVQYVDNDVRNEVTTTSRVVSERLARKTSERYTYLVAAIMSSFGITSMAAMSVYYRFSLQMEGGEIPLVEMFSTFALSVGAAVGMEYWARWAHRALWHASLWPMHESHHRPREGPFELNDVFAMINSVPAIALIFYGFSNQGLVPGLCLGLGLGPTMYGMAYMFVHDGLVHRRFPVGPIANVPYLQRVASAHQLHHSDKFDGVPYGLFLGPKELEKVGGTEALEKEIQRRTNQSKV; encoded by the exons ATGGCAACCGGAGTTTCGATTACTACTTCAAGCTTAATAGCGCACCGTTTCAAACATAAGACTTACTACCAGGTTCCAAATCCCTTTTCTAAATCATTCCCTTACTTTCTTAAAGCAACCCCACCAACCATTTTCCGTAGAAAGAGTTTTAGCTTGAGACCATGCTTGGTCAAGGAAGAGATCAACACAGAGATTAGTCAAGTTCAGAAAGAAAACGCTGTCCAATACGTTGATAATGATGTAAGGAACGAGGTAACAACAACCTCACGTGTTGTGTCAGAGAGATTAGCGAGGAAAACATCAGAAAGATATACGTACCTAGTTGCTGCAATCATGTCCAGCTTTGGAATCACTTCCATGGCTGCTATGTCTGTTTATTATAGATTTTCTTTGCAAATGGAG GGTGGAGAAATTCCACTAGTGGAAATGTTCAGTACATTTGCTCTCTCTGTGGGTGCTGCA GTGGGAATGGAGTATTGGGCAAGGTGGGCTCACAGAGCGCTGTGGCATGCTTCATTGTGGCCTATGCACGAG TCCCATCACCGACCAAGGGAGGGTCCTTTTGAGCTCAACGATGTTTTCGCCATGATCAACTCGGTTCCAGCAATTGCTCTTATTTTTTACGGCTTCTCTAACCAGGGTTTGGTTCCAGGACTCTGTTTGGGCCTT GGTTTAGGACCCACAATGTATGGGATGGCCTACATGTTTGTGCATGATGGACTTGTCCACCGTCGATTTCCAGTTGGGCCAATCGCTAATGTCCCTTATTTACAAAGAGTTGCTTCAGCCCACCAA CTTCATCACTCGGACAAATTTGATGGCGTGCCATATGGGTTATTCTTGGGCCCAAAG GAACTAGAAAAAGTTGGGGGAACAGAAGCGTTGGAAAAGGAAATTCAACGAAGGACTAACCAATCCAAAGTTTGA
- the LOC115971862 gene encoding beta-carotene 3-hydroxylase, chloroplastic-like isoform X2: MATGVSITTSSLIAHRFKHKTYYQVPNPFSKSFPYFLKATPPTIFRRKSFSLRPCLVKEEINTEISQVQKENAVQYVDNDVRNEVTTTSRVVSERLARKTSERYTYLVAAIMSSFGITSMAAMSVYYRFSLQMEGGEIPLVEMFSTFALSVGAAVGMEYWARWAHRALWHASLWPMHESHHRPREGPFELNDVFAMINSVPAIALIFYGFSNQGLVPGLCLGLLHHSDKFDGVPYGLFLGPKELEKVGGTEALEKEIQRRTNQSKV, translated from the exons ATGGCAACCGGAGTTTCGATTACTACTTCAAGCTTAATAGCGCACCGTTTCAAACATAAGACTTACTACCAGGTTCCAAATCCCTTTTCTAAATCATTCCCTTACTTTCTTAAAGCAACCCCACCAACCATTTTCCGTAGAAAGAGTTTTAGCTTGAGACCATGCTTGGTCAAGGAAGAGATCAACACAGAGATTAGTCAAGTTCAGAAAGAAAACGCTGTCCAATACGTTGATAATGATGTAAGGAACGAGGTAACAACAACCTCACGTGTTGTGTCAGAGAGATTAGCGAGGAAAACATCAGAAAGATATACGTACCTAGTTGCTGCAATCATGTCCAGCTTTGGAATCACTTCCATGGCTGCTATGTCTGTTTATTATAGATTTTCTTTGCAAATGGAG GGTGGAGAAATTCCACTAGTGGAAATGTTCAGTACATTTGCTCTCTCTGTGGGTGCTGCA GTGGGAATGGAGTATTGGGCAAGGTGGGCTCACAGAGCGCTGTGGCATGCTTCATTGTGGCCTATGCACGAG TCCCATCACCGACCAAGGGAGGGTCCTTTTGAGCTCAACGATGTTTTCGCCATGATCAACTCGGTTCCAGCAATTGCTCTTATTTTTTACGGCTTCTCTAACCAGGGTTTGGTTCCAGGACTCTGTTTGGGCCTT CTTCATCACTCGGACAAATTTGATGGCGTGCCATATGGGTTATTCTTGGGCCCAAAG GAACTAGAAAAAGTTGGGGGAACAGAAGCGTTGGAAAAGGAAATTCAACGAAGGACTAACCAATCCAAAGTTTGA